The following proteins are encoded in a genomic region of Phragmites australis chromosome 9, lpPhrAust1.1, whole genome shotgun sequence:
- the LOC133929693 gene encoding uncharacterized protein LOC133929693 — MGNSLRCCLACVLPCGALDLIRIVHLNGRVEEYGRTVAAGEILAANPNHVLSKPCSQGVVRRILIVSPDSELERGGIYFLIPASSVPPEKKKKSNKSPAPTSQGDQVKTPTVSSCHGKTNNLKSNGRRDLGDALSQKRSSSHRRRTSPGSRTAVWRPHLECIVEHT; from the coding sequence ATGGGCAACAGCCTTAGGTGCTGCCTGGCATGCGTCCTTCCCTGCGGCGCGCTGGACCTGATCCGGATCGTCCACCTGAACGGCCGCGTCGAGGAGTACGGCCGGACGGTGGCCGCAGGCGAGATCCTCGCCGCCAACCCGAACCACGTGCTGAGCAAGCCGTGCTCGCAGGGCGTCGTGCGGAGGATACTCATCGTATCCCCGGACTCCGAGCTGGAGCGCGGAGGGATATACTTCCTCATCCCGGCGTCGTCCGTGCcgccggagaagaagaagaagagcaacaAGAGCCCGGCGCCGACCTCGCAGGGCGATCAGGTCAAGACACCGACGGTGTCGAGCTGCCACGGCAAGACCAACAATCTCAAGAGCAATGGGCGCCGTGACTTGGGTGATGCGTTGTCGCAAAAGAGGTCGTCGTCACACCGGCGGCGCACGAGCCCCGGCAGCCGTACCGCCGTGTGGAGGCCACACCTCGAGTGCATTGTTGAGCACACTTGA